The genome window GTgaaataatatttaagattggaagtcaataaatatttaagaatGGAAGTCAATAGATTTGGGTTTCTTGCGAAGTCTTGTTAAATGAATAAATCTATTAGGGCAGGTAATCCGTGCGTAAGAAAATGAACGAAACCACATGGACGACTTGGAGTCATATGTCAAGTTGTTGCAGGCTTGCAGCATCATGCATGAAtccaaaatttgttgaaccgaACATCTGCtctatcttaaaataaaaaatttctgaCAGCAGGAGCACATGAAAGTGAATGATTTTTCGAATTTTTCTCAATATTTTCTTTATCCCCTTAAGTTGGCTGAGTTGCAGAAGAATTGGGAAAAACAAATTCGAGGCTTTGCACCGATAAATGATTGAGTCCGAATCCTCCGTCTCTTTTGTGTGTCACCTTATATATCTCCTCTTTTGTATTGGTCAGTTTTATATATCTCTTCTTATTTATTGATCAATTCTTTACCTTGAGCACGTGATCTAtagtttctttttgtttttttcttgGATAGTTTTTCACTGTTaaactttttcaaatatatataaggttcttagtattattaaaatatttttttatataatacataatcaaCTAAATTCTTTTATAtgacataaatataatattataaagtaatgtctactattatattttttatattaaataattaattaaattttcgaaaacatatttttaatatgattaaattagaaagcaaaaaaatactttatttatgactaaaattatatcaaaatattgaaatgttttcttatataatatttaatctattaaaattaaattctatataatgaattttttgatatatgaaGGAAATTctcctatacatttttttagaGAAACaactaatacaatttttttgataaaactattttcaaatttaattttttttgataaaaagtgCACATCATAGAGCTAATATTTTATGCAACAAATCAACATGActgagaatataaaaattgttgtgTAAAAAGTAATGTAGAAGAGAGACAAGAGGATCACGTGAGATGTAAATAAACTgaccaataaaaaaaagagaaagagaagGAGACATAATAAGGAGACAGGGAATCCCGACTCTAAATGATTATTCAATTCAATGCGTTTTTTGTAGTAACAGTAACGAAAGGCCTGTAAATTCGGTCTCTGTTGTGCTTAAGATGTAaaactcttttttattttaacctAAGTATTACCAGGATAATTATGAATACTTTTGAACTCAGACATACATGCCAAAATATTATTGttcaataattttatataaatctaaaattaattttgaagcAATAATAATTGTTGGTATATTGCCGACAgtagaaattaattataattattgtatCAGAAAACGATATATACAAATTGCTGAAGtatatgaaaatttaatatattcgctaatttttttgtaatattcaCAGCTGCattgttatattttaaattaaattattaaatataataaatttgagacgCATTTCTAAGAAAGTCTTTTATAACAAGATTTAGAAACTCCATGTCATCTCAGAtagtttatttctaaaaattcaCTACGCAGGAAAAAAAAGCCTTTGTTCGTGGAAGAGGTTAATCGCGAATTGGGCTTTTCTACTAATAAAAATTCAGAGGGCTAATAAGCGTAGCATACGAATATTATTAGCATATGtttaatagaaaaaaatattaaatataaaaaatataatctgaACTAAATTTAGTTGGATAATTttgtaacatataatatatatatatatatatatatatattaaaaatttacgaTTAAGCTATGGCAGTGAAAATATACTATGTATACGTATGTGAGAAAACTGGATCCTAATTAAGCTGGTGTGCTTGCTAGGTGTCCCATCACTTCATTTGATCAgtcaatttaaattatttttactaaaaatctaatacatatattatgaaaataatgCCCATTtcactttttattatatttttctataattcTCATCATAGAAAATTTAGTCCGACTCATATTTAGTCATTATTATCTTATACTTTCCTCTGTCCTATAAACttccttatattttttattttatttttattccatCCAAATGAATACaatcttaaaaatttaaatattaattatttgtacTTATGTTATAATACACTATCTTATACCTGTGGCATGCATGGatgacttataatatttattatctttttgtatatattcttttcccAATTAAATGTCATTTTTTCTGGGAAAAAATAGGGAATAAAAAGTCATTTTTTCTGGAACCAAATAAGAATGAAATTCTATTTATAATTGAATCAGACCGAATCGAAATGAAGaacgatttttaaaaaaaaaaacctatatTAGAAATAAAGCTAAAATTCATGATAAAAgaaaatgataatattaattaatcaccagCACTTtaccaatataaatataataaaatttacaatttagatttaatatttataatttataaaagataGTTATAATATACAATATTCAGACTACTTAGTCcggatcaaaatatttttttgaaaaaccaTATCGAACGGTTTATTGAATCTAGACTGAATAGATCAATTTTTCAGAAGTTGGTACCATATTAAAGCAAATTTATACAGTTTACTTCGATTTTTCGGTGACATGGTTGTGCTTGGCCCCACTTGCTAATATCAGAAGACGGACCATACAACAAGTTGGGATTCTGCTACACtgtttgtatatttattatttagaaaattaTCAATACAAGGTGTAAAAAGTtccttattttgaaaaaaattcggtatgtatttttttgaaaatataatttttaatctaatcGAGTAACGAATATGAAtcattttttcaatatttttctaaataaatatatatatacccatATATATTAAAGTAAAATTTTACCTTCTAACGATGACACGGAATCTATCATACATACATTTTAGGTCAGACATGGCATGTGTTTACGaatatacaaatatagaattcaaGTAGAAAACGGTAAGCTTATTCTAGAAGAAACTTTTCCCGACAACGACAATACAAAAATGTTGTCGTAGACATATCATtctaaatcaaattaattagcGTGCAATAACAACAAAACTCCATATTAGTAGATGGACAATGACTAATCTATCAgtacaatattattatttacctACCGATTTTTGTAGAGGTCGTGATTATGctgcgtttttttttttttttttttgacaaaatgcaaattcattccattaaatTGAAACAAGTCTAATCGGGACAAATCCcaactgacaatgcaatcaggttgattaacaataaaacgagctaaacaaatagccgcattgtttccagaTTGCTTAACACACTGAATCCAAGGATTCTTGAAACTGAAAATGATTACAAAAgcttctcgagtaatccagcctacatcaatcccgaaaatgatagcttcacaattgaccttcacaatagttccatggctgttgcggtgttcaggcgactcagttgtaaaaactaagcaatgaggaacaagagtcctcgaataatgaacaactataatttgtgaaaggtgagcacatgcgatcgccaccgttccaagcataccccagctatctacatgccgggagccagctatagacatgccgaaagtattaATGATACGATAAGCCAGATCTTCCAAAACTCCATCccaatcattctcattgataacaCAAAAACACATAACAACCACAACTATAACAACGCAGAACCACCCAAAaattgggtactaaatcaacacacgccaaaaggcgagacgggaaaacacaatcggacctttgatttcaaaagatctgatttattcagaaaacaatcaagcccaaactcaaatccgaaacagatccgagaataaaactcgattggaatcttcgaggtttaagcaacactcgattttattgaaaaacaaaaaactggtaaatagtggagaagatgggagagcgaaaacgatttgatggatgaaaaggatgaaggtgaagaatggaGAAGTGAAGGCTAGttttgggagtcgactctcaaaaccatAATTTGAGAGAGAATATGGGGAAAGCCTAGGGGCAAACGATTTTTTGATTATGCTGCGTTTAATCCGTATATAATGCCTAAATTTATCAAAGAAGTGCTGGAATTCACCATGGCTTCAATCTCTTCATACAAAGGTGGAGCAACCACTACAATCACCGGCATTGACCCGGATGTGCTAGAAAGCCACATATTGACCAAAATTGACGGCCCATCTCTAGCCTGCTCGGCTTCTACTTGTCACCTTTTGCACACTCTTTGCCGCAAAGATAACTTGTGGAAAGACATTTGTAACGCAACTTGGAACTCCGTCAAGCATCCTCTTGTTCGAGATGCAATCGCTAAGTTCCCTGGCGGCTACCGCTCGTTTTTCTACGGTGCATTCCCGATGGTCCGCCCGGGGAGCCCCGGGCGGACGAGGCGAGTCCTTCCTCAAGATTACGCATGGAAAATATATTCGGCCGTGGATATTTACTACGGGAGTAAGGGGATTCATTCGAAAGTAATTGTCACGGACACGGGTGATAGTGCGTTCCTCGCTTTCTCGTTCTGGCTCGACTTGCTTGATAGCCAAGAAAGCGTGAAAATACCATTAAAGTTTGAAGGTGATGAAAACAAGTGCATGTTAAAGCTTAAGGAAAACCTAGCCTTAAGCTGCATACTTATTGATCCGATTCGGAAACGGGCAGTGAACATTTCTAGTC of Daucus carota subsp. sativus chromosome 3, DH1 v3.0, whole genome shotgun sequence contains these proteins:
- the LOC108212814 gene encoding F-box protein At2g27310, with amino-acid sequence MASISSYKGGATTTITGIDPDVLESHILTKIDGPSLACSASTCHLLHTLCRKDNLWKDICNATWNSVKHPLVRDAIAKFPGGYRSFFYGAFPMVRPGSPGRTRRVLPQDYAWKIYSAVDIYYGSKGIHSKVIVTDTGDSAFLAFSFWLDLLDSQESVKIPLKFEGDENKCMLKLKENLALSCILIDPIRKRAVNISSLTPISVRPHWDGNDVQVMYATILSGFGSSEFVECRIVATVRCKYGKDVKMREAYLYLEDMHKMRLNGDRSLRIFLEAMENGERKKGNAGEEREIYMKYRELKRKRIEGDYRRETRLRIGCRVACLAYLIAFVFLCNFLNVF